The genomic DNA GAAAGATTTTAATAGTTTTTTTACTAATAACTTCAACAAATTTATTAGCGCAAAGAACAAGTTCTTCTCCTTATTCTTTTTTCGGAATAGGAGAACAATACACTCCAAGAACTGTCGAGAACACTGCAATGGGAGGTATTGGTGTTGCCTTTAACCATTATAAATATTTAAATTTCACAAATCCTGCAGCAAATGCATTTTTAAGACAAACAACTTATTCTTTAGGGATCTTAAATAATGATCTAACTTTAAAAACAGTTGATTCTAAAGAAAGTTCAACTTCTACCAGTTTAAATTACATTGCATTAGGCTTTCCTATTGGTAATAAAGCAGGTTTTTCTTTAGGTTTGCAGCCATTATCTTCTGTTGGCTATTCATTATCAAATAATGAATTTGACTCTAATAATGATTTATCTGCAATTACTTTATATTCAGGTGAAGGCGGTGTAAATAGAATTTATGGTAGTTTTGGAATGAAAATTTCAAAGCAATTTGCAGTAGGGGTGGAAGCTGATTATAGTTTTGGTAGCATAGAAAATAGCATAACGAACCAAAGAGCTGAAGTCAGTTTAGCAACAAAATATAAAGAAAAAAGTGTTATAAGAGGAGGATCTATCACTTTTGGAACACAATATCAAAAATTTTTAAAAGAGAACTTGTATTTTAATGCAGGTGCTACATTAAAATTAGGAAATGATCTAACAACTACTGGGAATGAATATTTATATTCACTAACAATTTCTGGAGCTGGTACAGATATACCTAGAGATACAATTTATAGTAGTTCAATTTCAGGTAAATACAAATTACCTTTAAAATCTATTTTAGGAGTTGGTATTGGTAAATATGACAAATGGCATGTAGGTTTAGAGTATCAAAATCAAGCTGCATTAAAACCTGAAGGGTTTATTAACAATACAAGTTCATCTTATAAATATGAAAATTCAAATAGATTCTCTTTAGGAGGTTTTTATTTACCAAAAATAAACTCAATTTCAAGCTACTGGGATAGAGTTACGTATAGAGCTGGTTTAAGATATGAAAATGTTGGTTTAGCTATAGATGGTTCTGGTACAGGTACAAATTTCACATCAATAAACGACTTTGGCATGTCTTTTGGATTAGGTTTACCATTGAAACAATTATCTAATGTTAATTTAGGTTTTGAATATGGACAAAGAGGAACAACATCTAATAACTTGATTCAAGAAAACTATTTTAACTTTAGGCTCAGTTTATCACTAACTGCTTCCGGTGCTCAAAGTTGGTTCAGACAAAGAAAAATTGATTAATTTATAAAAATACTAAAATGAAGAAAATTACACTTTTATTAGCTTTACTGTTATTTGTAACAACAGTAAAAATGAATGCACAGGTAACAAAAAGAGATTGTGAAGTTAAATATAACCTTTTTAATGGAGATTTTCAGTCTAAAAAGTATGATGATGCTTATACGAATTGGATTTTTTTAATGGACAATTGTAAAGATTTGTCTGTTAATATATATAAACGTGGTTCAACTTTAGCTGAGGACGTTAGAAAAGATCCAGCCTTAGCAAAAAGAGTTTATGAGCAAAGGTTGCAATATTTTCCTGACCAAAACCCAGCAAAAGTTCATAGTGATTACGCAACGTACTTGTTTGAAAATAAATTAGCTTCAGATGATGAAATTTTTTCTATCTTAGAGAAAGGATATAGCATAGACCCAACTAAAATGGGGGTTAAAAATTTATATATTTATTTTCAAGGTGTAACCGATAGAAATAAAGATACAAACCCACAAAAGGTTTTTGATACGTATGATGATGTTTTAGAAAACGTAAATAAAAAATTAGATAATTATGCTGAAAAATTAGTTGAGTATAGTGATACTACTAAAGTGTTAGATAAAAGAGGTAAGCAATTAAAAAGAGCGTATACAATTAACTCTAAGGCTTTAGGTACGGTAGAAGGTGGTTTAGATAATATTATTTCGGAAATTGCTACTTGTGAAAGGTTAGTGCCTTTGTATCAAAGAGATTTTGAAGCTAATAAAACAGATGCGGTTTGGTTGAAAAGATCGGTTTCTAGAATGTTTAATAAAGGTTGTCAAGCAGATCCTTTATTCGAGAAATTAGTTAGAGCTTATGCAGAAGCTTCACCATCACCAGAAGCATATTCTTTCTTAGCAAATGTTTTAGAAGATAATGGAGATTCAGCTGGTGCAAATGAGATGAGAGAAAAGTCTTTTGACTTAGAAACAGATCCATTAAAGAAAGCGAAGTATAAATTAAAATTTGCTCAAGCAGCA from Polaribacter sp. ALD11 includes the following:
- a CDS encoding lipopolysaccharide assembly protein LapB, translating into MKKITLLLALLLFVTTVKMNAQVTKRDCEVKYNLFNGDFQSKKYDDAYTNWIFLMDNCKDLSVNIYKRGSTLAEDVRKDPALAKRVYEQRLQYFPDQNPAKVHSDYATYLFENKLASDDEIFSILEKGYSIDPTKMGVKNLYIYFQGVTDRNKDTNPQKVFDTYDDVLENVNKKLDNYAEKLVEYSDTTKVLDKRGKQLKRAYTINSKALGTVEGGLDNIISEIATCERLVPLYQRDFEANKTDAVWLKRSVSRMFNKGCQADPLFEKLVRAYAEASPSPEAYSFLANVLEDNGDSAGANEMREKSFDLETDPLKKAKYKLKFAQAARDRGQFSKARSLAREALKFNPNSGRAYLFIATLYQSSVNNCGENLFEKRMVYVAALNMAQRAASVDPSISSSARKYINIYSQNVPSQKDIFNATATPGGKFTIKCWIGETVRIPNK